A stretch of DNA from Cryptomeria japonica chromosome 4, Sugi_1.0, whole genome shotgun sequence:
gatgaataatttgagcaacttgaagacctattttctataagagtacctaaaggactagtaggaagtaagtatgaaggaaaaacaccttttaaatgttttgcatgtaataagataggtcatttttcatctagatgtcctgaaaggaattcaagatttgaagagagagctagaagatcttttaagcctccctagatatcagaacaagtataagtacatgaaaaacaaagataaatcatgctacatagcgaatgaggaagatgtgactgattctgatgatgaaccagcacCAAACTTTActagtggttttggcaatggaaaggaatgggtgttcctagctatcaaggaagatgttccagaactagaagagaatgtacctgaagagaaggaacttgctgctaaaattgaagataaggatgaatgggtaattgatagtgaatgttcacatcatatgactggagataaaaggaagtttctatctttgcaagaatttgatggcgttcttgttaaatttggagatgacaaagcatgtatgatcaagggaaaaggaactatatcaatggatggtaagcacaatactgatttgtgtggccctggtagagttaaaagttatcaaggtgatagatattttatgctaatcataatgattattctagaatgacgtgggttacttttctaagggataaatctaaggcttttgaaaaatttaaaatgtttaaagctaaagttgagactaagataggattgaagattaaatgtttaaggtcaaatcatggtggagagttcacatccggtgagtttactaacttttgtgagaagcatggtataaggacataattttttgctcctcggacacctcaacagaatggagttatggaaaggaagaacaaaactatcttggatgctgctagaataataattatggaagctagtctacctcatatctagtgGAGAGAGGAAGTGAgcacaacaatctatacattcaacaaagtacatatcaaaggagaaagtggtaagacaccttatgaattatggtttggcaatacacctacagttaagtatttcaaaatctttggtagtaaatgttatatcaagaaagatgatatcattggcaaatttgatcccagatgtgatgaatgaatatttcttggttattctaatgaaagtgaagcatatagatgttataaaaagagattacaaagaattgtggagagtgctaatgtcaaggtggatgagctgaatagaagtcaaatcagagtttatgagcaagaaccaacagtggaaatgatcataactgaattggtaacacctttaccagaacaaaatgttcaACTAGTTAGTCCatcagtatcagaaaattcaacagtaactgaagaactaggAAGAGGATCAGAGAATCAGAAGagtcctaggtatgtaaggatgaatcatttagaagatcggatcattggggataagaacaatggagtgatgacaagaaggagattggcatctaatgaggtaagtttaatttctcaagttgagctGGTATCAATAAtttaagcatgtaaagatgaatgttggatgaaagctatggaagatgaactagattaGATTAacaagaataacacatggaatttagttccgcagcctaaaaataagaattttattggaactaaatgggtttgtaggaataaactaaatgaagatggacaagttgtaaggaataaagctagattggtttgtaaaggatattctcagaaggaaggaattgattatggtaaaaattttgcacctgtagctaggattgaagctataaaattatttcttgcatatgttgcacataaaaactacaaggtttattagatggatattAAGTGTGTCTTCTGGAacggggatcttgatgaggaagtttatattgagaaacctgatggtttttcactttcagatgataaaaacatggtttgcaggttaaggaaagctttatatggattgaaacaggcacatagagcttggtatgcaaggttagataaatatcttttgaatcttggtttcactaaaggtaatgctgacaataatctatattataaagttagtgatgatgatatattgattattgaaatttttgttgatgacatcctttttgaaggtgaagataagttgtgcatggaattttccaaaaatatggagAGAGAATTTGAAaggtctatgattggggaaatgaattttttcttaggtttgcatattacttagattgataaaggtattttcatctatcaaactatgtatgctagggaattgttgaaaaaatttggtatggtagactctaaactggtaagtactcctatggctacaagtgagaaattgacaaggaaagatgaatctgcacacaaatcctataagatacaaatctatgattggaggtctgctatatttgactcagactatgcttgacataatgaatgttgtttgtattgcatcaagatatcaaagtgatcttaaagaaaatcatgaaagtgcggtgaaaagaatttttagatacatacaaggtacatctgaatatggtttgtggcaccctaaggatgatgactttactttatgtgcatatacagatgtagattgggcaggtgatgttgatgactgaaaaagtacttctggcggagctttctttcttggagagaagttggtttcatggatcaacaagaaacaatcatgttcttctttatctactattattgctactactaactgtacacaagttctatggatgaagcaaatgttgaaggaaattaAAGTGCATTATATTGGACTAGCAGTTATtgactgtgataactctattgctatagacatatcaaagaatctggtatttcactctaagaaaaagcacatatctatcaagtataactttttaaaggagaaggtggaataaaatgaggttagactagtttatgtgaacactaaagagaagattgcagatgttttcactaaacctttgcctaaggaatcttttgagtacctgagagacagattaggaGTTTTTGCCCCTTcgatagagaactgattgatgttatttggcattagTCTATtatacattatcagagatattattcaatccAGAAAGTATCACATTGATGTGGGacgctactgcttagggggagtagttagccttgtgattaagtggtttttgtttttgttttgatattattgtcaaattcctggcattattgtcaaagggggagagatatatgtgtaaaatagagatttacaaagatatcattcacaaggggagtttggtctttattttagaactccatttctatatctttgtgttggagattgttggttgtcttccattgggggagacttgtttggaatttcttggcacttggatgtttttcacatctagtgttgccatcaatgccaaagggggagaatgttggccatttggaggaattgattatgtgttgcattgatgttttgtcatttatgtcaacactagctattttggttgctttaccggtatccttctggtcccgatatgatgtttggtttcttgttggattggatcatcatgatctggtatgatccagtatgctcttgtatgtttgggttatggaattggcttattcacgctactcaaattcatgttcaatcagttggttttgatttggtgatcagatgctatcctgtgtgttggtaagcttggttttttgttccggcaagggtttcaccgacagagctttgttgaagatctttgatgatatgcataaggggtgttggtgtggcttatagtggagattcaggatgctaatggtgatcatgtttgagacttagttgattgggatcatttctttagcgtgtgtggacatATATTGGGTCCcaatattatctaggttatggatcggcttaatgtaacatgtggattggacttgtcgatgtgtttccaggatgtcttatgtgttcaattatttttttggtctcaggctaacatgttttgtaattatgtaattgatttattgtctggtggtcgaccttattgtttgtggtcaagggtttgtatatatatgatgtaaaatctcatttTGGATCATGGTATGGAATATATGTGTAAAGGATATGGAATGTAAGAGGagggaataatgtaataatcattcagggagaggatttgattgatcattggtgatcgagttgggtttatgtaagaggatttagtcctccagtattaagcttaactggaactgtactctagaataggagatgctatctttgcagttcattctttcctctagattgtagtctggatttctatgtagtcagtgagactccttttgtgatgagcagtgtgctctaggttgttagccttcttgcaagtgcaggccccttaattgtaattcacatacctattgcaaaagtattatctgactgtgggtaggcttcccaccatggtttttccctttaccgggttttccatgtacaaatcttggtgtcatatggatggtatttattctctgattgttgtttatgcttaattggtttatctactatttcagtaattggtttatgcattctggtattgatcatTTGGGTTCcactattaaatttttaattgcttatgtttcagtaatctggtgacaactgattcaccccacctctctgTTGTCTTCCGAtcatttgaactgtctaacatgctTTGCTAGAAATGGTAAAATCTTGTTGGGGGATCAATCCAAATCTACtaaaaaacttgaaaacaaagaaaaaaggtcTAAATATATCTTATTCGACCATTAGTGACAAAAAAGTGTTCAATACTAACCATGTCAAAAATCCCTTGGAGAATATAAATGTTAAAAAGAAATTTGTTGAAATGGAAGGGGACAAGGTTGATATTCCTAATTCTAAGGGTGACCCATAGGGGATGGATTTCCATATTGAAATCCCTATTGATACTGTGAAAGGTACCCTTGTGGATATGGATAATTTGTCCTTTTCCATGGGGTCAGGGGATATGCTGATGATCGTCAAGGATGGTATGGAAGGGCAAGGTAATCTCTTTAACTGGATGGTGTTTAAAGTTAATGTGCTCAAGGAAAGAGTCAATTCCCTTTATGATAAATTGAAAGAGGAATAATTAAGTATGAACAAGCCTATGCCTCTGGAAAATGTAGATAAAATGCTTTCTCTCATTTACAATGTTGCTAAGGATATTAACACAATCAAGCTTGATCATTAGGGAAAGATAAGATCCCTTAAAGCCTTCATTGATAAAAACCATGAGAAGATTAGGGACGTGGTTTCTATGAGGAGAACTACCACGAAAAAATATCTCTGAGGCCCTTAGGCGACTAAATGAGAAGGTGGTGAATTTCATAAGGCATATACTAATTGGGGTATGCAAACGTAAAGGAAACATGTAAAGTGTTCCCTTAGGAACTAAGTTTAGGAAATTGATGAGAAATTTAACATCATTGAGATGCAATCATTATCCATGGTATAATAATTAGATAAAGAAAAATAATCACCAAGGAACATGAATGAATCTATGATAATAAGTAGACGTCACATAAAGCtaaaaaaatagacaaaactcaaatTTATAAACCCTAAAATAGATAGACCAAAGATAAGCCATATGGATTGTAGGATTACATATGTTAACTAAAAATGTATATAAATTAAAAACCACTTAGATAATTTTtaagataaatcaattaaataataattgaTAAGTACACACCTTAGGAGTAAGATTTTTGTGCCTAAAAATATATTATACtaaatgtttgaaatttaaataaacaaaaatcaaGTACTTATCTCTTAGTTCAATAGAGAATCTAATTGTTCCAGGGATCCCAAATAGATCTATTGCCACATTAAAAAAATAGATATCTTGGTTTGATGTATCAAAATCAATAACATTCTATTTCTCTTTTCAAGCCACTTTTGTAGATGTGGATTTTCCTTGGTtaactacaaaataaataataataataataataatgtggtATTGTTGTCATTGGATAATTTGTTTCAAAACTTGTTAGTGTTTACAAGAGGCATTCACTCTATAGATTTGCTAGATGTTCCAAATGAATTAGACTTTTCACTTAAATATAATCCATACCCAACATGCCTCAATAAAACTATAATAAAAACAAACATGAAGTTTGTGATTTCTTAACTTTAAATCTAACTAAAATTAATTGCACAGTTATAAATCTATTTTGATAATAATAAACTAATAAAACTGAGCTAACaatcttaaattaaaattatattatttaccAATTTGTATAAAAAAATCAATTACTTTAGAcaacaataatattattaagaaCAAATTAATGagataattttaaaagaaaattacaacGTATACAAGTTTCACAAAAACGATAAAAAGAAACCAGTCAAATCCTCATTATTCAAAACGTGCGCACAACAAAGGAGAAGGTAAGGAAGACAAATATGTGAAAAGCGCGACTAGTATGGTTCCTTTTTGTTTATTCCAACTCATATTTCCAAATTGAATCACATTTGAATGGTCCAATTTTAAAATTTGTCATTTTCTTTTTAATGAGGATTGATTTTCTTCACGTGTTATTATTGTCAACTTTAAATGTTAAATAATATGATGGGCCCCACTGTACCTAAACAATCACATTTGTATTGGGCCCTACCTCTACTTATACAATCGCAATACGAAACTCTGGAAACAACATCAGTCAAACTCCAGGCCAACTTCCTCAAACCtcgtatttaaaatatttaattatgaaaaaCGAATTAAATATTGACATGTGCTCATTATTAATATTGTACATTATGTTGTAGACTTATACAATGCAAATATTAAGATTGAAAGTTCTATttacaaaattttcattttcaacaaaTGATACGATATTATAACAATAATTATTTTAATcttaatgattttttaattttttttaactatttaataaaatataataatataattatttataataataatttaatattaatttcaataactgaatataataataaattaatattaattataataaaataattaaatacttgCTTAACAAAGCGCTCAATCACAATCTCAATCCTACCTCATCTCTTATGATATgagagccttgcactcaacaagatttGATCTCTGATGAGCTCATTtgaaaccattcaacttcacccgTAGACCAAAGACCTATTGACAGATTCACAAATTTTACCATTTCAAACAGAAAAAGTATTAATTTAAGGCTATTTTATGCTTGACTGAACAGCCAGCCAAAATATAGTATTATTTCAAATTTGTCTAAGCTCCACTAATCCATGCCTCTATAAGCATGTCAGCTGTTTGAAAATATCTCAGTTAAATGCTCAGATTTTCTATAAAAGAATGGGCTCTCAGTCTTAGCCGCCAGTTCGGTGAAGTCAAGATAAGGAGTTTCAATAAACTATGCAAGTCCCTTGACTTTTATTTGTTGAATTTTATTGACACCGAGTAAAGGGATGCCTATCTCTTTATTTCAATTCATCTCCTCGCAGAACTCTCCCAGCACATGCTATCTATGATATCCAATTGGCTTCAGAGTTTAAAGGAAGAACAAGATGAAGCACCATTCTTCCCCTTTTATTTCTTACAGAGGATCAACTTTTCTTCAAACCGTCCTCCTGTTGTTTGTAATGAATTTTCGTTGGGTCATATGTATTTACGTAGCGCACACCTGTGATAATTCCTCAAGTTTCAGCAATGGCAGCACTTTTTCCACAAACTTGAATCTAGTTATCAACGATCTGTTTCGTAATGCACCTCAAAGTTCAGGGTATAACATTTCTTCCCATGGCCAAAATCCCAATAAGGTCTATGGTCTGCTGCAGTGTACTGGAGATATATTGTCAGTGAAATGCTCAAACTGTGTGGTAGAAGCGAATAGCAGTATTCATGAGCGTTGCCCCAATGACATAGGTGGGCGAATATGGCTTGATGACTGCTTCATGCGCTATCACAACACTAGATACTAATGGATTTATTCTGTTAAACCAGAATACTATAACCGGTGAGACTTTCAAGTCCACAACCAGTAGCCTTCTGTCGAATCTGTCTAACAAAGCTTACATCCCTGAAAATATGGGATTCGCTACTGGATCTGCCAATTATTCTGCTTCAGGAATGTTATATGGTTTAGTTCAGTGTTGGAGAGATATATCAATACAAGATTGTACATCATGCCTGGATACGGCAAGAGCAAAAATCAACAATTCTTCAAACCAAGGAGCCCAGGTTCAGTTGGGAAGCTGCAAGGTACGATATGAGACATCTCCCTTTTTTGACTGTTCAGTCGCCCACTCCCTCCCCTGAGGGATCAACTCCAAATACTTCCACACCTGCCCTTCCTCCTGCTAATGGAACTCCTCCGACAACAACAAAAGGTACGAGTTACCCTTTTATCTCAATCTCTTTGTGAAATGGATGGCAAAGTCATAGAGGAATTCTAAAGCAATCCTGAGTGTGACTCAATCTGCCATCTAAGAAATTAAGTTCAGAAGCTAGATTATCTTTTGCTTTAGTATTTTTATTAATTGTTTCTATTTCACTCAATATTGAATAGTTAAGATTATAATTTTATATCTTATAATTATTCTTTTTCATCAAACAAGAAAGAAAGTATGTCCCATTCAAAATTGAATATCTAAGATAGTTGTTcatttcaattaaataaaaaagtAGGTTAAGTATTTGTTATAAttgttttttgatttgatttgaaatTGAATGATGAAGTTCATATTTTAGATTTCATAATTATCTATTTTCATTGAATAAGAAAGTATGAACATTTCttgttataattatttttttattttattcaaatttgtATTATTAGGTCTAGTCTTTACGATGCTTCAAGATATCCATTATAATGTATGAAGGGCATTTATGTCTTGGTGCATCCTAGGGGCTAGATAGCTATTTCTCATCTTTTAGAtactataattattatattttatcaaATAAGAAAGTATGTCCAGTTCCTTCTATGACTGATTTTTGGTTTGATTCAAAATTGaatgattaaaatatttattattttttatcaaaTAAGAAAGTATGTTCAAatcatttaataatttctttttcaTTCAACTAAAAATTAAATGGTTAATCCTATGTTTTCAATATCATACTTATTCATTTTTATCAAATAAGGTAATATATTTAGTTCCTTATAGAATtgttttgtccatttgattcaaaatTGAATGGCTAAGTGTATCTTTTAATCTCATAATTGTTATCAAATAAGAAagtatgttcaatttttttttaattgtttttcatttTGGCTTAAAGTTGAATGGTTATGTGTATCTTTTGGATCTCCTGATTATTCATTTTTATGGAATAAGAAATTATTCTTTATAACTATTTTTTCATTTGATTCATAATTAAATGGTTTAGATAGTTATCCATTTTTATGAAATAAGAAAGTATGTTGGTTCTTTTTATAATTGTTTATTCATTTGAATCAAAATTGAATGGATTATTAAATCTTTTATACGTCATAAAATCAAATAAGAATGTGCATTCAGTTCTTTTTATAATTGTTTTTTAATATGATTCAAAATGGAGTGGCTAAACCCATTCTTTAGATctaatatttattttgttttatcaAATTAAAAAACATATTCTATTGTTTTTATACTTATTTTGTTATTTTATTCAACATTTAACAATAAACCAATATTTTAGATCTCCTAGCTTGAATTTAAGCTAAAACACTCTCTATATATACATTTATGTTTGTGAAAATATATGTTGGTTTTTTGGTTTACATGCATACCTTAGATGCCACCTTTAGTTTATAAGGAAGATAGGAATTAGTTATTATGACTTAGATTTGGTATTAAATTATGTTCTTTTACTTTTACCTTTGAACTATTAAATAACTACAATTCTACTAAATAATAATTGAATCAACTAATGTCTACCTAATTaaagagattttattttattttttctattgtttAGGGAACAACTAGAGAAGGAAATGACATTGCAATGAAAAAACTATCTCCCAAATCAGCACAAACTAATGGAGAATTTATGAATGAAGTCAAATTGGTGGCCAATGTTCAACATCGAAACCTTACAAAGTTGTTAGGATGTTGTGCCGAGGGAGAAGAGAGGTTGCTTGTTTATGAGTATCTTTCCAACAAGAGCTTGGACATATTTCTTTTTGGTAAGTCTCTGTTCAATCTTAATTTGGTTTGGAAAAGATAAAATTTTAACAAATATTTTGAAATCTTAGATAACAGATTTGAAGAAGAGTAGAGAGCTATATTGGGAAAATATTATCacatcattattggaattgcacaTGGTCTTCTCTAAATCATTCATAGAGATATTAAAGCAAACAATATTTTGCTTGATCACAAACTCAATCCAAAGATAGCTGACTTTGGTTTAGCCAATGTTTTTCCTGAAGACAAGACACATATTGATACAAGAGTTGCAGGAACATAGTAAGAAACATGATCATACTACAGTGTTGACCCCAGTTTGACCTTGATGCCAAAAAGTGTGCATCATGGCTAAACTTAATCATGGTTTAATTTAACTCCTATCCGTCATAATTAGTGGTTGTGTGGCTATAAAAGGTAAGTGAATAGGTTGTTTGACTAAGCACTTAAAACACTTGGATATTATGATTAACGTGGACAGTTTTGTACACATAGACAATATGATGTGGGGATTTCATATGAATCACATGGATTTTGAATATTATGAACAGTTATACATGACCGgacttgaaacaattatgaaaagGAATAAAGATCTCGAAAGTTTTGTGGGAAGGAGATTAGGGCAAAAACATAATTGTTTTCACTTTGTGTTCTTATTCCTTCGAACCCTAGCAGCCAGTTCTCCTGAGTGACTTGTTGATTGTCTGAGCTAGGAAAATGGTGGATTTGGGAGTTTGTAAGATGAACTTGGATGAGCTGGACATGGAGGTAAACGTGGTAGATTTGGTGAGATTTTTGTTTAGTTACTGGTTGCCTTAATGAGGTAAAATCTCCATGATATCTTTGTTCTTCGAAGTGAAAAATGAAAATGGTTCCTTTCAGTAAAAGGAAAGATTGGTAAATATTTTTCAGTTTGCATTCAGTTTTTCCAACTGCATTTTAGTTTTGATACAACCCAAGTTTAACTCAAGGGTTTGGAATTTTTTTATGAAAGTATGTTATAGATTTCATGATTATTTAAGCATGGCTTTCAATCACTGCTGTGCGACAAAAAGAAAGGAGTAAAGACAGAGTTATTAttcatttttgttttttaaaagaaAAGAGGTTTTTTTTGGGTCTCTGATTTATGTGTAGAGATAATATTTTGAGCATTATAGAGACTAGAATTTTTTGTTAGAAATATTTCTGTATGCATTGAGATACACACAGAAAACAATGTGTTTGAGATTTAGAGGTTAAGACTTAATCTACCTGAAAGTATTTGTCAGAAATATTTTTGTATGCATTGGGATACACACAGAAAACAATGTGTTTCAGATTCAGAGGTTGATATTAAATTTACTCTCTCTGTTTGAAGTTGAAAAGGACTTCCTTATAGTTGGAATAATATTTTATACTCCTTCATTTTTTTCTCGTTCCAACCATTGATAACCTTGTGATTATAATATTCTGTAGTTTCAAGGCTACCATTGATTGAAACTTGAGATTGTAGAGgaacaagggttggtgctccttgaacaTTGTACAGGGTTGGTGCTCTTTGAGATAATAAAAAAGAATTGTTAcagagtggtttttctaccccaagagggttttccactcatgaaaatcttggtgttttgtATTCAATCTTTTCTCATTGTGTTTCACTAGTTAAAGCTCTGATATTCCAGATTGTTGTTATTTCTTTGTTTCTATTCATTTTATACTTGGTATTCACTGCAATATTCATTTAAGCTTATATCTATTTTGTAAAAGGAGCATAGTCATCTTGTCTTGCCTAAAAGCATATAACAAAGATTATTCATTTGGATAATTGGATGATCACTTTTACATGCTTTGACAATAGTTTGTTTTTCCTTGAGTTCTAGTTCACTCGTTCTAATTCGAAACATGTAAAGTCTTTGCTAATTTGTCCTATTTGCTAAAACTGATTTTTCTAATTTTGTAAAACTATTTTGTGTTAAATTTTATACActctgattcactcccccccctctcagagtgtctccacttccaacaagtggtatcagagcgtagggtCCCTCCATATAGGTCTATCCTAGGGATTGTTCCTAGTCTTTTGGAAGTTTTTATGGCTCAAACTCAAGAATGTTCTTCACTTTCGAGAGCTCCTCTTTTTGATGCAACTGATTATATGttctggaagattaggatggaaactTATCTCATTTCAGTCTTCCTACTAACCCTAATGATAAAACTAAATATGAGTTAAATGCCAAACCTAAGCATTCTCTCTTATCTGGTCTTACTAAACATGtctttgttaaagtcatgcattgctCTTCTGCTTATGATATTTGGAAAAAACTTGAAACTATTTATCAAGGGGATGCTAGGGTTAAGGAGTCTAAAATTCTTACACTCAAAAATCAGTTTGAATCCttgagaatgaaagaagatgaaacagtAACAAGCTATTTTCTTAGAGTTGATGAAATAGtaaattctagaaagggtcttggtgAAAATGTTGAGGAAAAGGAAGTTCTTAATAAGGTGATTAGAACCTTGTTCCCCAagtttgaaactaaggtttcaaccttagaagaaaagatAATCTTTTCTACTATGACACTAGATAACCTACAAAGCATTTGTACTGCCTATGAGACAAGGATAGGTttataatccttcttcttcaaaagaaCCAGCTTTTAAAGTAGAGAAGAAATTGACAGTGAGTCTGAACTTTCAAATGCTATACAAGCCCTTCTTGTTAGAAAACTgaaaaagaaatataagggtaaatta
This window harbors:
- the LOC131855797 gene encoding cysteine-rich repeat secretory protein 38-like; amino-acid sequence: MDFHIEIPIDTVKGTLVDMDNLSFSMGSGDMLMIVKDGMEGQAHTCDNSSSFSNGSTFSTNLNLVINDLFRNAPQSSGYNISSHGQNPNKVYGLLQCTGDILSVKCSNCVVEANSSIHERCPNDIGGRIWLDDCFMRYHNTRY